The following coding sequences are from one Roseburia hominis A2-183 window:
- a CDS encoding motility protein A codes for MDIASLAGMLLGVVMFLFGVFSSGGASGLFNMFDFPSIIITLGGSISGTLASNKLQDFIAGLKSITLTFKEVPQDPAAVIRNIIDLSNTARKEGLLALEEAANGIEDEFLKKGIMLVVDGTDPELVRGIMETDLGCIEQRHKKSIAVWEKWGELGPAWGMIGTLIGLILMLKDMNDASTIGPKMAVALVTTLYGSLIANWLCNPTASKLSVNNNNEMMMKEITVEGILSIQAGENPRVIEEKLKSFLSPSAREETAEGSVGGEE; via the coding sequence TTGGATATAGCTTCTTTAGCAGGGATGCTGCTTGGCGTTGTAATGTTTTTGTTCGGTGTATTTTCCAGTGGTGGAGCTTCGGGTCTTTTCAATATGTTTGACTTCCCTTCAATCATTATCACACTGGGAGGTTCCATATCGGGTACATTGGCGTCCAACAAACTTCAGGATTTTATTGCAGGTCTGAAGAGTATTACATTAACATTTAAGGAGGTACCGCAGGATCCTGCGGCAGTCATCCGGAATATCATTGATTTGTCAAATACCGCCCGCAAGGAGGGACTGCTTGCACTTGAGGAGGCGGCAAACGGAATCGAGGATGAATTCCTCAAAAAAGGAATCATGCTTGTGGTAGATGGTACCGATCCGGAACTGGTAAGAGGTATCATGGAGACGGATCTGGGCTGTATCGAGCAGCGACACAAAAAGTCAATCGCTGTCTGGGAAAAATGGGGAGAACTTGGTCCTGCCTGGGGTATGATCGGTACCCTGATCGGATTGATCCTGATGCTCAAGGATATGAATGATGCATCAACGATCGGACCGAAGATGGCAGTCGCACTGGTAACAACACTGTACGGTTCGTTGATTGCCAACTGGCTGTGTAATCCGACGGCATCCAAGCTTTCTGTAAACAATAATAACGAGATGATGATGAAGGAAATTACGGTGGAAGGTATTCTGTCGATTCAGGCAGGAGAGAATCCACGTGTCATAGAAGAAAAACTGAAGTCATTCCTGTCACCTTCAGCGAGAGAGGAAACTGCGGAGGGCAGTGTCGGAGGTGAGGAATAG
- a CDS encoding flagellar biosynthetic protein FliO: MILLSSSLNSFIQLLGVLLIFLFVLVITYFTTKWIGGYQKVQMSGRSFQVVDTIRIANNKLVQVIKMGDVYLVIAVAKDNVTMLAKLTEEEMGLTEAEICNGKTPGQNGEKGQMTFQETLEKLKEHFPKKQD; this comes from the coding sequence ATGATTTTACTCAGTTCAAGCCTGAACAGTTTTATACAGCTGCTTGGCGTCCTGCTTATTTTTCTGTTTGTTCTTGTGATTACCTATTTCACAACCAAATGGATCGGCGGATATCAGAAGGTCCAGATGTCCGGACGCAGCTTTCAGGTGGTCGATACCATACGGATCGCCAACAACAAACTGGTTCAGGTAATAAAAATGGGAGATGTGTATCTTGTGATCGCGGTTGCAAAAGATAATGTGACCATGCTCGCAAAGCTTACCGAGGAAGAGATGGGACTTACGGAGGCAGAGATCTGCAACGGAAAGACTCCCGGACAGAATGGAGAAAAAGGTCAGATGACCTTCCAGGAGACGCTTGAGAAGTTAAAGGAACATTTCCCGAAAAAACAGGATTAA
- a CDS encoding OmpA/MotB family protein, translating into MARRKEDPPKGSPAWMNTFADLMNLLLCFFVMLFSMSSVNEEKFEKVIASFQSTFSILPGGGASIGEGELISSGISQLENFDSYYNQQLSSQSDGQTEEEKDITEAYEQQELEESEDMAQQLENALSQYGIQDDVEVDFNAEYVTLNMNGALLFDSASAELRDEAYPLVNKLGKILVTYDNNIIEVEGHTDNVPIHSSKYEDNNVLSMYRALAVANYLRDTTTLDPAYIKSSGRGEYVPIADNATPEGRARNRRVEIKIYNSYNSNVSGTSTDDTGTETPADAALSTETVTDTPEAATTGATVEPTEVVNE; encoded by the coding sequence GTGGCGAGAAGAAAGGAAGATCCACCCAAAGGCTCACCTGCATGGATGAATACCTTCGCGGACCTTATGAATCTCCTGCTCTGTTTCTTCGTAATGCTTTTCTCCATGTCCAGTGTGAATGAGGAAAAGTTTGAGAAGGTCATTGCCTCTTTCCAGAGTACATTCAGCATACTCCCGGGAGGCGGAGCATCGATCGGCGAGGGTGAATTGATTTCTTCCGGAATCAGTCAGCTTGAGAATTTTGATTCTTATTACAACCAGCAGCTGAGCAGCCAGTCTGACGGACAGACGGAGGAAGAAAAAGACATTACCGAAGCATATGAACAGCAGGAACTGGAAGAGTCTGAGGATATGGCGCAGCAACTTGAAAATGCACTTTCGCAATATGGGATACAGGACGACGTCGAGGTTGATTTTAATGCAGAGTATGTAACGCTTAACATGAACGGCGCGCTGCTGTTTGATTCTGCGAGCGCAGAACTCAGAGATGAGGCGTATCCGCTGGTCAACAAGCTTGGCAAGATACTGGTTACTTACGATAATAACATCATTGAGGTCGAGGGACACACGGACAATGTGCCGATTCATTCTTCCAAGTATGAGGACAACAACGTACTGTCCATGTACCGTGCGCTTGCGGTTGCCAACTATCTGCGGGATACCACAACACTGGATCCTGCATACATAAAGTCGTCTGGCCGCGGAGAGTATGTGCCGATTGCAGATAATGCAACGCCGGAGGGCAGGGCAAGGAACCGCCGGGTTGAGATTAAAATCTATAACTCATACAACTCGAATGTGAGCGGGACATCCACGGATGACACAGGTACAGAGACGCCTGCGGATGCGGCTTTAAGCACTGAGACGGTGACAGATACGCCGGAAGCAGCGACAACAGGTGCGACTGTGGAACCGACAGAAGTTGTGAACGAATAG
- the flhB gene encoding flagellar biosynthesis protein FlhB, producing the protein MEQDRRQILPYHLQWFAKDGPGGEKTEPATAKKLREAREDGKVAKSKELTAAFDLIVMFLMLKIFVSTIGDGFLQIFYYVYNLIPDFIGINAMDVSTYAVMSFFSPVNIQMLKIVAPFFIFGFAVTLLVNILQVGWKVSTKPMQPKLDRFNPVNGMKRIISKDSVFELFKSLIKIALILYIAYTAIKDHENDLFILYDIPLNQAIALCGDVIIGAGLKISLVYLVVGIADFIYQKYRFNEEMKMTKQEVKDEYKNTEGNPEVKGRQRQRMREASRRRMMQDVPKADVVITNPTHLAVAIKYEPEVHKAPVVLAKGEDYLAQKIREAARENHIEIVENKPLARMLYANVEIGNEIPPELYQAVAEILAMVYNMRQ; encoded by the coding sequence TTGGAACAGGACAGAAGACAGATCCTTCCCTATCACCTCCAGTGGTTTGCGAAGGATGGACCGGGCGGAGAAAAGACGGAACCGGCAACCGCGAAAAAGTTAAGAGAAGCCAGAGAGGACGGTAAGGTCGCCAAAAGCAAGGAGCTTACCGCCGCCTTTGATCTGATTGTGATGTTTCTGATGCTGAAGATTTTTGTCTCCACGATTGGCGACGGATTTCTTCAGATATTTTACTATGTATATAATCTGATTCCGGATTTTATCGGAATCAATGCGATGGATGTGTCCACCTATGCGGTAATGTCTTTCTTTTCACCGGTGAATATACAGATGCTCAAAATCGTGGCACCGTTTTTTATTTTCGGATTCGCCGTGACGCTACTTGTAAATATTCTGCAGGTGGGGTGGAAGGTTTCCACGAAACCGATGCAGCCAAAGCTGGACCGGTTTAATCCGGTGAACGGAATGAAGCGGATTATCTCCAAGGATTCCGTTTTTGAACTGTTCAAATCCCTGATTAAGATTGCACTGATTCTCTATATCGCGTATACTGCAATCAAGGATCACGAAAATGACCTTTTTATTTTATATGATATTCCGTTAAATCAGGCGATCGCACTGTGTGGAGATGTGATTATCGGTGCAGGGCTCAAGATCAGTCTGGTGTATCTCGTTGTCGGAATTGCTGATTTCATCTATCAGAAATACCGCTTTAATGAAGAGATGAAGATGACCAAACAGGAGGTCAAGGACGAGTACAAAAATACAGAGGGAAATCCGGAAGTAAAAGGCAGACAGCGCCAGCGTATGCGCGAGGCATCGAGGCGCCGTATGATGCAGGATGTCCCGAAAGCGGATGTGGTTATCACCAACCCGACCCATCTGGCGGTTGCCATCAAGTACGAACCGGAGGTGCATAAGGCACCGGTGGTTCTGGCAAAGGGTGAAGATTATCTGGCGCAGAAGATCCGTGAAGCTGCCAGGGAGAATCACATTGAAATTGTAGAAAACAAACCGCTTGCAAGAATGCTCTACGCCAATGTCGAAATCGGCAATGAAATTCCGCCGGAATTGTATCAGGCAGTAGCGGAGATTCTTGCAATGGTATATAATATGAGACAGTAA
- a CDS encoding flagellar basal body-associated FliL family protein: MKKNLLTVIILALVLVNLILTAVLAFSVIPQTKKSNELIDQVCAAINIELEGGQNKDSSAVPIEEIAVYNITDNFTVNLADNGDGKKHYAVFSVGLSVNKTSESYATYGGDEMTELTDKETIIRSDINTVVAKYTEEEFNADGQKAVKEEILSKMQDLFGSDYIVGVNFSSVATEAH; this comes from the coding sequence ATGAAGAAAAATTTATTGACAGTAATTATTTTGGCACTGGTTCTCGTGAATCTGATTCTGACCGCGGTGCTGGCATTTTCCGTTATTCCGCAGACCAAAAAGTCAAACGAACTGATTGATCAGGTGTGCGCTGCAATCAACATCGAACTCGAGGGCGGACAGAACAAAGACAGTTCCGCAGTGCCGATCGAAGAAATTGCAGTTTATAATATCACAGATAATTTTACCGTGAATCTGGCAGACAACGGCGATGGAAAGAAGCATTACGCTGTATTTTCTGTAGGACTTTCCGTCAACAAGACAAGCGAGTCCTATGCCACCTACGGGGGAGACGAGATGACAGAGCTTACGGATAAGGAGACCATTATCCGCAGCGACATCAATACGGTAGTGGCCAAGTATACCGAGGAGGAATTTAACGCCGATGGACAGAAGGCTGTAAAGGAGGAGATTTTATCCAAGATGCAGGATCTGTTCGGATCCGACTACATCGTGGGCGTGAATTTCTCAAGCGTGGCAACGGAAGCACACTAG
- the fliY gene encoding flagellar motor switch phosphatase FliY: MDGVMSQEEINALLNGSEDSSEQPKEEVLTEKEKDTIGEIANISMGTAATTLFSLVNRKVEISTPVVSFANWSDICEAYEKPCVFIRIGYTVGLDGSNILVLKEHDVKVITDLMMGGDGTNTDGELGELHLSAISEAMNQMMGSAATSMSSMLNKVIDISPPQADLIDLQETIDESVIDEFLAGEFVKIRFRLEIGDLVDSDIMQLYPIPFAKEMCESVTQNMEEDTNSTAGSKGSAPEAQAAPQPQAAPQPQAAPQMGQPAMGAPMMGGQMMGQPMMAQQMPQMYGQQPVNVQPAQFQAFTGSVPVGYGPENIDLIKDVPLEVTVELGRTSKSIKEILDFAPGTIIELNRIAGEPIDVLVNGKYVAKGEVVIIEESYGIRITEIVK, from the coding sequence ATGGATGGAGTAATGTCTCAGGAAGAGATCAATGCATTACTGAACGGGTCTGAGGACAGCAGCGAGCAGCCCAAAGAAGAGGTACTGACTGAGAAAGAAAAAGATACAATCGGAGAGATTGCCAATATCAGTATGGGAACGGCAGCGACCACGCTGTTTTCTCTGGTAAACCGAAAAGTAGAGATCTCGACTCCAGTTGTTTCTTTCGCAAACTGGAGTGATATCTGTGAAGCATATGAGAAGCCATGTGTGTTTATCCGGATCGGATATACTGTCGGACTGGATGGCAGCAACATATTGGTTTTAAAGGAACACGATGTAAAAGTAATCACTGATCTTATGATGGGTGGTGATGGAACCAATACGGATGGAGAGCTCGGCGAGCTGCACTTGAGTGCGATCAGCGAGGCGATGAACCAGATGATGGGTTCGGCGGCGACGTCCATGTCATCCATGCTGAACAAAGTGATTGATATCAGCCCGCCACAGGCGGATTTGATAGATTTACAGGAGACAATCGATGAGAGCGTCATCGATGAGTTCCTGGCAGGCGAGTTTGTAAAGATACGGTTCAGACTGGAGATCGGTGATCTGGTCGACAGTGATATCATGCAGCTGTATCCGATTCCTTTTGCAAAGGAAATGTGTGAGAGTGTGACACAGAATATGGAGGAAGATACGAATTCGACTGCAGGCAGCAAAGGTAGTGCTCCGGAAGCACAGGCGGCACCACAGCCGCAGGCGGCACCACAGCCGCAGGCAGCACCGCAGATGGGACAGCCGGCAATGGGAGCACCGATGATGGGAGGCCAGATGATGGGACAACCGATGATGGCACAGCAAATGCCACAGATGTATGGACAGCAGCCGGTAAATGTACAGCCGGCACAGTTTCAGGCGTTTACCGGAAGCGTTCCGGTGGGATACGGACCGGAAAACATTGATCTGATCAAGGATGTACCGCTTGAGGTAACGGTGGAATTGGGAAGAACTTCAAAATCTATTAAAGAGATTCTTGATTTTGCACCTGGAACTATTATAGAATTAAATCGTATTGCGGGTGAACCGATCGATGTTCTGGTAAACGGCAAATACGTTGCCAAGGGTGAAGTGGTTATTATAGAGGAAAGCTATGGTATCCGTATTACCGAGATTGTAAAGTGA
- the fliR gene encoding flagellar biosynthetic protein FliR, whose product MLNYTFSLVDFEILILILVRISCFVYAAPFFGMKNVPSRVKIGLSFLLSILIFPSVDQSAVTYTGMFGYAVIVLREGITGLLMGFAANICNSIILFAGNIIDMDIGLSMAQEFDPMTNSQVTITGNLYQYLLLLMMVVTNMHHYVLRALIDSYQVIPVNGQVFQWDSLAESMTTYMADSFVIAFRIVLPVFACMMILNCILGIMAKVAPQMNMFAVGMQMKVLLGLTVLFLTVMLLPGISDFVFKEMKRMIVSMIEGMY is encoded by the coding sequence ATGTTAAATTATACGTTTTCGTTGGTGGATTTTGAAATACTCATTTTAATACTGGTTCGCATATCCTGCTTTGTGTACGCGGCTCCGTTTTTCGGCATGAAAAATGTTCCGTCCAGAGTGAAGATCGGATTATCGTTTCTTTTGTCGATCCTGATATTCCCTTCGGTCGATCAGTCAGCGGTTACCTACACGGGCATGTTTGGATATGCGGTGATTGTTCTAAGAGAAGGAATTACAGGGTTGCTCATGGGATTTGCTGCAAACATTTGTAATTCCATTATTTTATTTGCGGGAAATATCATTGACATGGATATCGGACTTTCCATGGCGCAGGAGTTCGATCCGATGACCAACTCGCAGGTCACCATCACGGGAAATCTGTATCAGTACCTGCTGCTTCTGATGATGGTCGTGACGAACATGCATCATTATGTACTGCGGGCGCTCATTGATTCCTATCAGGTAATCCCCGTCAACGGGCAGGTGTTTCAATGGGACAGCCTGGCAGAGTCCATGACAACCTATATGGCGGATTCTTTTGTGATCGCGTTCCGCATTGTGCTGCCGGTATTTGCCTGCATGATGATACTAAACTGCATCCTCGGCATTATGGCGAAGGTAGCGCCGCAGATGAATATGTTTGCGGTCGGAATGCAGATGAAGGTGCTCCTGGGACTTACGGTATTGTTCCTCACGGTAATGCTGCTTCCGGGAATTTCCGATTTTGTGTTTAAAGAAATGAAACGAATGATTGTATCGATGATAGAGGGAATGTATTAG
- the fliM gene encoding flagellar motor switch protein FliM: MGEVLSQNEIDSLLKALSSGELDVDEIKDDNEKQVKNYDFARPAKFSKEHLRTLEIIFEHYGRLLSTNLPVYLRKNVQVEVMSSEAVTYSEFANALSNPVLLGIVNFAPLNNNIIIEIAENVGFTIVDRMLGGQGAPLDKAREFSEIELLLIERIYNVCVNLLVEPWASVCELTPRLERIETNSQYAQIISPTEMIALITLNIKIGDVEGLINICLPYITLESVMDKLNTKYWYSSLQEKDEQQYTETIEALIARAPMPIKAVLGNSSISVNDFLGLQVGDIIRLDTKVDQDLSVYVGNIKKFTALPGASGDNYAVRVTSVIREEQ, encoded by the coding sequence ATGGGTGAAGTCTTATCTCAAAATGAGATAGACAGTTTGCTGAAAGCTCTTAGCAGCGGTGAACTGGATGTAGATGAAATAAAAGATGATAATGAAAAACAGGTCAAAAATTACGATTTTGCCCGTCCCGCGAAGTTCTCAAAAGAGCATTTGCGAACGCTTGAGATTATTTTTGAACATTATGGAAGATTGCTTTCAACGAATCTGCCGGTGTACCTAAGAAAAAATGTTCAGGTGGAAGTGATGAGTTCGGAGGCGGTGACGTATTCAGAGTTTGCGAATGCACTATCGAATCCGGTGCTGCTTGGAATTGTAAATTTTGCTCCGCTGAATAACAATATCATTATTGAAATTGCAGAGAATGTCGGCTTTACGATCGTGGATCGTATGCTCGGCGGCCAGGGGGCGCCGCTTGACAAGGCGAGGGAGTTCTCCGAAATCGAGCTTCTTCTGATTGAGCGGATCTATAACGTATGCGTGAATCTTCTGGTGGAACCGTGGGCGAGTGTGTGTGAACTGACACCGAGACTGGAGCGGATTGAGACAAATTCGCAGTACGCCCAGATCATTTCCCCGACGGAGATGATCGCGTTAATTACGTTAAATATTAAGATTGGTGATGTCGAGGGACTGATCAACATCTGCCTGCCGTATATCACATTGGAAAGTGTGATGGACAAGCTGAATACGAAATACTGGTATTCCAGCCTGCAGGAGAAGGATGAACAGCAATATACAGAGACCATTGAGGCACTTATTGCACGGGCACCGATGCCGATCAAGGCTGTGCTGGGTAACAGTAGTATATCAGTCAATGATTTCCTTGGTCTGCAGGTGGGAGACATTATCCGTCTCGACACCAAAGTGGATCAGGATCTGTCGGTGTATGTTGGAAATATAAAAAAATTTACTGCTCTGCCGGGTGCATCCGGTGATAATTATGCAGTAAGAGTGACATCAGTAATCAGAGAGGAGCAGTAA
- a CDS encoding response regulator — MAKIMICDDAAFMRMMIKDILTKNGYEIAAEAENGAVAVEKYPDAKPDLVLMDITMPDMDGIQALKKIKEIDPNANIIMCSAMGQQAMVIEAIQSGAKDFIVKPFQAERVLEAVKKVVG, encoded by the coding sequence ATGGCAAAGATTATGATTTGCGATGATGCAGCTTTTATGAGAATGATGATTAAGGATATCTTAACCAAGAATGGTTATGAGATCGCTGCGGAGGCTGAGAATGGAGCAGTTGCAGTTGAGAAGTACCCGGATGCAAAGCCGGATCTGGTTCTGATGGATATTACCATGCCGGATATGGATGGTATTCAGGCGCTGAAGAAGATCAAAGAGATCGATCCGAATGCAAATATTATCATGTGCTCTGCAATGGGACAGCAGGCCATGGTTATCGAGGCAATCCAGTCTGGCGCAAAGGACTTTATCGTAAAGCCGTTCCAGGCAGAGCGTGTGCTCGAGGCAGTAAAAAAAGTAGTAGGCTAA
- a CDS encoding flagellar hook protein FlgE, whose product MMRSMYSAVSGLKTHQTKMDVIGNNIANVNTVAFKSSSVTFQDMLYQNTSGASGANAATGVGGVNAKQIGLGVTTGAVNISITSAGAAETTGRAFDLRMTDQSTTNFFIVNNGSSNLFTRSGSFYVDGAGNLCMTSTGYTVMGWQVDKTTGNIRKDTVSALRVMSTENLTSAPEATSEATCGGIIDKNDTDVLSDDGLIKNLKFYDNLGYEYTARFSIKSTGTDGEFTVELLNVLDGDGNTYYDPENIQAGQPALNALFGNTEDATKSYTLGKDYTYVSANVIVDKSGNYYQYNAATHSYDQVKSATDMTVVTAGALSLTQVYGAGADILAKADAYTGNGTGYAVDGTTGALTLTYNSVYHRLSFNTDDGTFSKVGNVADAKSVGLNMSLFGGQFANINVDFSTCQNTNNGGKSTVTMSKGATDGTTGAGKKLGNLIGLSVSNNGEIYGIYDNGNRNLLGQIAVAQFANAAGLEKVGENCYSTTLNSGEFDGIGEDITADGSKMTSGELEMSNVDLSTEFTQMITTQRGFQANSRVITTSDTLLEELVNLKR is encoded by the coding sequence ATGATGAGATCAATGTACTCTGCTGTGTCGGGTCTTAAGACACATCAGACAAAAATGGACGTTATTGGTAACAATATCGCCAATGTAAACACAGTAGCATTCAAGTCTTCTTCCGTGACATTCCAGGATATGCTCTACCAGAACACATCCGGAGCATCGGGAGCAAATGCGGCTACGGGAGTCGGCGGTGTGAATGCCAAGCAGATCGGTCTTGGCGTGACCACAGGTGCGGTAAATATCAGCATTACATCCGCGGGTGCAGCTGAGACAACCGGAAGAGCTTTCGATCTGCGTATGACAGATCAGTCGACCACCAATTTCTTTATTGTCAACAACGGATCTTCCAATCTGTTTACCAGATCCGGATCTTTCTATGTAGACGGTGCAGGCAACCTGTGTATGACGTCTACCGGATATACGGTCATGGGATGGCAGGTAGATAAGACAACCGGAAATATCCGGAAAGATACCGTATCCGCGTTGCGCGTCATGAGCACGGAGAATCTGACAAGCGCACCAGAGGCAACCTCTGAGGCAACCTGCGGCGGTATTATTGATAAGAACGATACCGACGTATTGAGTGACGACGGATTGATCAAGAACCTCAAGTTCTACGATAACCTGGGATATGAGTACACCGCACGTTTTTCCATTAAGTCAACCGGAACGGACGGAGAGTTCACGGTAGAGCTGTTGAATGTTTTAGACGGCGACGGAAATACCTACTACGATCCTGAGAATATTCAGGCGGGACAGCCGGCGTTAAACGCACTGTTCGGTAACACCGAGGATGCGACAAAGAGTTATACGCTCGGCAAGGATTACACTTATGTGTCCGCTAACGTCATCGTGGACAAGAGCGGTAATTACTACCAGTACAATGCAGCGACACACAGCTATGACCAGGTAAAAAGTGCGACGGACATGACGGTTGTCACAGCAGGGGCACTCAGCCTGACACAGGTATACGGTGCAGGAGCGGACATTCTGGCGAAAGCGGATGCTTACACCGGAAATGGCACCGGATATGCGGTTGACGGAACAACCGGGGCACTGACACTTACATACAACAGTGTATATCACAGATTAAGCTTCAACACGGACGATGGAACATTTTCAAAGGTTGGAAACGTGGCGGATGCGAAGAGTGTTGGACTGAACATGTCCCTGTTCGGCGGACAGTTCGCAAATATCAATGTGGACTTCAGCACCTGCCAGAATACGAACAACGGCGGCAAGTCCACTGTAACGATGAGCAAAGGCGCTACAGACGGAACAACTGGAGCAGGTAAGAAGCTCGGTAACCTGATCGGACTTTCAGTCAGCAACAACGGCGAGATCTACGGTATTTATGACAACGGTAACCGCAACCTGTTAGGACAGATCGCGGTCGCACAGTTCGCCAATGCGGCAGGTCTTGAGAAAGTCGGAGAGAACTGCTACAGCACGACCTTGAACTCCGGTGAGTTCGATGGTATCGGTGAGGATATTACGGCGGACGGAAGCAAGATGACATCCGGCGAGTTAGAGATGTCAAACGTGGATCTCTCCACCGAGTTTACGCAGATGATTACCACACAGCGTGGATTCCAGGCGAACTCCCGTGTAATCACGACATCCGATACGCTTCTTGAGGAGCTTGTGAACCTGAAGAGATAA
- the fliQ gene encoding flagellar biosynthesis protein FliQ gives MTEGQVLDIARQALYTIILCSAPLLIISLVVGLIVSIFQTVTSIQEQTLTFVPKIVCVFLGMMIFGSWILTNLTEFINTLWSDFSIYLG, from the coding sequence ATGACAGAAGGACAGGTATTAGACATTGCCAGACAGGCATTGTATACAATTATTTTGTGCTCGGCGCCGCTGCTGATTATTTCTCTGGTTGTGGGACTGATCGTCAGTATTTTTCAGACGGTGACGTCCATTCAGGAACAGACGCTTACCTTCGTGCCAAAGATTGTCTGTGTATTTCTTGGAATGATGATATTTGGTTCCTGGATACTAACCAATCTGACAGAGTTTATCAATACGCTCTGGTCAGACTTTAGTATATATCTGGGTTAG
- the fliP gene encoding flagellar type III secretion system pore protein FliP (The bacterial flagellar biogenesis protein FliP forms a type III secretion system (T3SS)-type pore required for flagellar assembly.), with the protein MTKSKLKKSYCIMSFVFAVAVLIIALTLSMGQTRVYAADTSSDMITGLSNTDSSDGLTDATSDINNGLSITYNNDTGAVSTPIKALLVLTIISLAPSILIMMTSYTRIIIVLHFLRTAIGTQTAPPNQILVGLALFLTFFIMWPTFQQINEDAIQPLDNGDITIEEAYKAAETPIRDFMYGQTQEKDLHLFMDIDGEDYPDQMTLELYYDVPMTTVIPAFIISELRYAFIMGFLIYIPFIVIDMVVASVLMSMGMMMLPPTTISLPFKILLFILADGWNLVIGSVVKTFY; encoded by the coding sequence ATGACAAAATCAAAATTAAAGAAATCATATTGTATTATGTCGTTTGTCTTTGCGGTGGCAGTGCTGATCATCGCATTGACGTTGTCCATGGGACAGACCAGAGTCTATGCGGCAGATACATCTTCAGATATGATTACTGGCTTGAGCAATACCGATAGCAGCGATGGACTGACGGATGCGACGAGCGATATCAACAACGGCCTGTCCATTACATACAACAACGACACCGGAGCCGTATCCACGCCGATCAAGGCACTTCTGGTGCTGACGATCATTTCACTGGCACCGTCCATTCTGATTATGATGACTTCTTATACCAGAATCATCATCGTGCTGCATTTCCTGCGCACCGCGATCGGTACACAGACAGCACCGCCGAATCAGATTCTCGTCGGTCTTGCCCTGTTTTTGACATTCTTTATTATGTGGCCGACCTTTCAGCAGATTAACGAAGATGCCATACAGCCGTTAGACAATGGCGACATTACCATTGAGGAGGCATACAAGGCAGCGGAGACACCGATTCGCGACTTTATGTACGGTCAGACACAGGAAAAGGATCTGCACCTATTTATGGATATTGATGGAGAAGATTATCCGGATCAGATGACACTGGAGCTTTATTACGATGTTCCGATGACAACCGTGATCCCGGCATTTATCATCAGCGAACTTCGGTATGCGTTTATTATGGGATTCCTCATTTATATCCCGTTTATTGTAATCGATATGGTAGTGGCATCGGTACTTATGTCCATGGGTATGATGATGCTGCCGCCGACAACGATTTCACTGCCGTTTAAGATACTGCTTTTTATTCTGGCAGACGGCTGGAATCTGGTGATTGGAAGCGTTGTAAAGACATTTTACTGA